The Streptomyces laurentii genome contains a region encoding:
- a CDS encoding hypothetical protein (identified by MetaGeneAnnotator; putative;~sequence version:1), with product MRGPHGLKRTRLYVTGWCCDRHTPAAVAGRPEPPPGPGWPPGAYLYLTPDQHTPRSSP from the coding sequence ATGCGCGGCCCCCACGGTCTCAAGCGCACCCGCCTGTACGTCACCGGCTGGTGCTGCGACCGCCACACCCCCGCCGCCGTCGCCGGACGTCCCGAGCCCCCGCCCGGGCCCGGCTGGCCGCCCGGCGCCTACCTCTACCTCACTCCCGACCAGCACACGCCCCGGAGCAGCCCATGA